A genomic segment from Klebsiella africana encodes:
- a CDS encoding glycoside-pentoside-hexuronide family transporter: protein MKDHILSVKEKIGYGMGDAASHIIFDNVMLYMMFFYTDIFGIPAGFVGTMFLLARALDAISDPCMGLLADRTRSRWGKFRPWILFGAIPFGLVCVLAYSSPDLSHNGKLIYAAVTYTLLTLLYTVVNIPYCALGGVITDNPTQRISLQSWRFVLATAGGMLSTVLMMPLVNFIGGEDKALGFQGGIAVLSVIAFLMLAFCFFTTKERVEAPPSSTSMREDLRDIWRNDQWRVVGVLTILNILAVCVRGGAMMYYTTWIMGSAALFTAFLTTYCVGNLIGSALAKPLTDWKCKVSVFWWTNALLAVLSVAMFFVPMDAEITMFVFIFVIGVLHQLVTPIQWVMMSDTVDYGEWCNGKRLTGISFAGTLFVLKLGLALGGALIGWMLAGGGYDAAAKTQNSATLTIIIALFTLVPAVCYLLSAVIAKRYYTLKTPFLKKMMAELAEGARRNEQEFTAAPIDKEWQN, encoded by the coding sequence ATGAAAGATCACATTTTGTCCGTCAAAGAGAAAATTGGTTATGGCATGGGTGATGCTGCCAGCCACATTATTTTTGATAACGTCATGTTGTACATGATGTTTTTTTACACCGATATTTTTGGTATCCCTGCTGGCTTTGTTGGCACCATGTTCCTGCTGGCGCGCGCGCTGGACGCGATTTCCGACCCGTGCATGGGTCTGCTTGCCGACCGTACCCGCAGCCGCTGGGGTAAGTTCCGCCCATGGATCCTCTTCGGCGCTATCCCGTTCGGCCTCGTCTGCGTGCTGGCCTACAGCTCGCCGGATTTAAGCCACAACGGCAAGCTGATCTACGCCGCCGTGACCTACACGCTGCTGACCCTGCTCTACACCGTGGTGAATATCCCCTACTGCGCGCTCGGCGGCGTGATCACCGACAACCCTACGCAGCGCATCTCGCTGCAGTCCTGGCGCTTCGTGCTGGCGACGGCGGGCGGCATGCTCTCCACCGTGCTGATGATGCCGCTGGTCAACTTTATCGGCGGCGAAGACAAAGCGCTCGGCTTCCAGGGGGGCATTGCGGTGCTGTCGGTGATTGCCTTCCTGATGCTGGCCTTCTGCTTCTTTACCACCAAAGAGCGTGTCGAAGCGCCGCCGAGCAGTACCTCGATGCGTGAAGACCTGCGCGATATCTGGCGCAATGACCAGTGGCGGGTGGTCGGCGTGCTCACCATCCTCAATATCCTCGCGGTCTGCGTTCGCGGCGGCGCGATGATGTACTACACCACCTGGATCATGGGCTCGGCGGCGCTGTTCACCGCCTTCCTCACTACCTACTGCGTCGGCAACCTGATTGGCTCGGCGCTGGCGAAACCGCTGACCGACTGGAAATGCAAAGTCAGCGTCTTCTGGTGGACCAACGCTCTCCTGGCGGTGCTTAGCGTGGCGATGTTCTTCGTACCGATGGACGCCGAAATCACCATGTTTGTCTTTATCTTTGTCATTGGCGTACTGCACCAGTTGGTGACGCCAATCCAGTGGGTGATGATGTCCGACACCGTCGACTACGGCGAATGGTGCAACGGCAAACGCCTGACCGGCATCAGCTTCGCCGGCACCCTGTTCGTGCTCAAGCTGGGGCTGGCGCTGGGCGGCGCGCTGATCGGCTGGATGCTGGCCGGCGGCGGCTATGACGCCGCCGCCAAAACCCAGAACAGCGCCACCCTCACCATTATTATCGCCTTGTTCACCCTCGTTCCGGCGGTGTGCTACCTGTTGAGCGCGGTGATCGCCAAACGCTACTACACGCTGAAAACGCCGTTCCTGAAAAAAATGATGGCCGAGCTGGCCGAGGGCGCGCGTCGCAACGAACAAGAATTCACGGCAGCCCCGATCGACAAAGAATGGCAAAACTAA
- the yicI gene encoding alpha-xylosidase, with product MKISDGNWLIQPGLNLIQPVQVYEVEQQGNEMVVYAAPRDVRERAWQLDTPLFTLRFFSPQEGIIGVRLEHFQGAMDNGPHYPLNVQKDVHVEIENTAEFAELKSGSLSVRVTKGEFWALDFLRDGVRITGSQLKNNGYVQDSKTERNYMFERLDLGVGETVYGLGERFTALVRNGQTVETWNEDGGTSTEQSYKNIPFYLTNRGYGVLVNHPQRVSFEVGSEKVSKVQFSVEGEYLEYFVIDGPTPKAVLNRYTQFTGRPALPPAWSFGLWLTTSFTTNYDEATVNSFIDGMAERNLPLHVFHFDCFWMKAFQWCDFEWDPQTFPDPEGMIKRLKAKGLKVCVWINPYIGQRSPVFKELKEKGYLLKRPDGSLWQWDKWQPGLAIYDFTNPEACQWYADKLKGLVAMGVDCFKTDFGERIPTDVQWFDGSDPQKMHNHYAFIYNELVWKVLKETVGEQEAVLFARSASVGAQQFPVHWGGDCYANYESMAESLRGGLSIGMSGFGFWSHDIGGFENTAPAHVYKRWCAFGLLSSHSRLHGSKSYRVPWAYDEESCDVVRHFTQLKCRMMPYLYRQAALANECGTPMLRAMMLEFPDDPACDYLDRQYMLGDSVLVAPVFSEAGEVQFYLPEGHWTHLWHNDELPGNRWHKQHHDALSLPVYVRDNTLLALGNNDQKPDYAWHEGTAFQLFHLEDGRETRCDVPAADGSTIFTLKARRQGNTIAVSGEGEARGWTLCLRNIPQIAGVQGGTQAGSEWGVVVSAEGNTLTITL from the coding sequence ATGAAAATCAGTGATGGAAACTGGCTCATTCAACCAGGGCTTAACCTGATCCAACCCGTACAGGTTTACGAGGTGGAGCAGCAGGGAAATGAAATGGTGGTCTATGCCGCGCCGCGCGATGTCCGCGAACGCGCCTGGCAGCTGGATACGCCATTGTTCACTCTGCGCTTTTTCTCCCCCCAGGAAGGAATAATCGGCGTGCGTCTGGAGCACTTCCAGGGCGCGATGGATAACGGCCCGCACTATCCGCTGAACGTGCAGAAAGACGTCCATGTCGAAATAGAAAATACAGCCGAATTCGCTGAGCTGAAAAGCGGCAGCCTCAGCGTGCGCGTCACCAAAGGTGAATTCTGGGCGCTGGATTTTCTGCGCGACGGCGTGCGTATCACCGGTAGCCAGCTGAAAAACAACGGCTATGTGCAGGATAGTAAGACTGAGCGCAACTACATGTTCGAGCGCCTCGACCTCGGCGTCGGCGAAACCGTCTACGGCCTCGGCGAGCGCTTTACCGCGCTGGTGCGCAACGGCCAGACGGTAGAAACCTGGAACGAAGACGGCGGCACCAGCACCGAGCAATCCTACAAAAATATCCCGTTCTATCTGACCAACCGCGGCTACGGCGTGCTGGTGAATCATCCGCAGCGCGTCTCCTTCGAGGTGGGCTCGGAGAAAGTCTCTAAAGTCCAGTTCAGTGTTGAAGGCGAATACCTTGAGTACTTCGTCATCGACGGCCCGACGCCGAAAGCGGTGCTTAACCGCTATACGCAGTTCACCGGCCGCCCGGCGCTGCCGCCGGCATGGTCGTTTGGTCTGTGGCTGACGACCTCGTTTACCACCAACTATGACGAAGCGACGGTGAATAGTTTTATCGACGGCATGGCTGAGCGTAATCTGCCGCTGCATGTCTTCCACTTCGACTGCTTCTGGATGAAGGCCTTCCAGTGGTGCGATTTTGAATGGGATCCGCAGACCTTCCCGGACCCGGAAGGGATGATCAAGCGCCTGAAGGCGAAAGGCCTGAAGGTCTGCGTGTGGATCAACCCGTACATCGGCCAGCGTTCGCCGGTGTTCAAGGAGCTCAAAGAGAAGGGCTATCTGCTGAAGCGCCCGGACGGTTCGCTGTGGCAGTGGGATAAGTGGCAGCCGGGGCTGGCGATTTATGACTTCACCAATCCGGAAGCCTGTCAGTGGTACGCCGACAAACTAAAAGGTCTGGTGGCGATGGGGGTCGACTGCTTCAAGACCGACTTTGGCGAGCGTATCCCGACCGACGTCCAGTGGTTTGACGGTTCCGACCCGCAGAAAATGCACAACCACTACGCATTCATCTATAACGAGCTGGTGTGGAAGGTGCTGAAAGAGACCGTCGGCGAGCAGGAGGCGGTGCTGTTCGCCCGCTCCGCCTCGGTGGGCGCGCAGCAGTTCCCGGTGCACTGGGGCGGCGACTGCTACGCCAACTACGAATCGATGGCGGAAAGCCTGCGCGGCGGGCTGTCGATCGGCATGTCCGGCTTCGGGTTCTGGAGTCACGATATCGGCGGTTTCGAAAACACCGCGCCGGCCCACGTTTATAAGCGCTGGTGTGCCTTTGGCCTGCTGTCGAGCCACAGCCGGCTGCACGGCAGCAAATCCTATCGGGTGCCATGGGCCTACGACGAAGAGTCCTGCGACGTGGTACGCCACTTCACGCAGCTGAAATGCCGCATGATGCCGTATCTCTATCGCCAGGCGGCACTGGCCAACGAGTGCGGCACGCCGATGCTGCGCGCGATGATGCTCGAATTCCCGGACGATCCGGCCTGCGACTATCTCGACCGCCAGTATATGCTGGGTGATTCGGTCCTGGTGGCGCCGGTGTTCTCCGAGGCCGGGGAGGTGCAGTTTTATCTGCCGGAAGGACACTGGACGCACCTGTGGCATAACGATGAATTGCCGGGCAACCGCTGGCATAAGCAGCATCACGATGCGCTGAGCCTGCCGGTCTACGTTCGCGACAACACTCTACTGGCGCTGGGCAACAACGACCAGAAACCCGATTACGCCTGGCATGAAGGCACCGCCTTCCAGCTGTTCCACCTCGAGGATGGACGCGAGACACGCTGTGACGTTCCGGCGGCAGACGGCTCGACGATCTTCACTCTGAAGGCCAGGCGCCAGGGCAACACCATCGCTGTCAGCGGCGAAGGCGAGGCCCGCGGCTGGACGCTGTGTCTGCGCAATATCCCGCAGATAGCGGGCGTGCAGGGTGGGACGCAGGCCGGCAGCGAATGGGGTGTGGTGGTGAGCGCCGAGGGCAATACGCTGACGATTACCCTGTAA